In the Candidatus Effluviviaceae Genus V sp. genome, CAGGCCGGTCGTGTCGCTTCCGAGGTTGACGAGCAGCACCCCCAGCTCCCGCTCGTCCTCGGAGAGACACGCGGACGCGGCCGCCACGGCCCGGAGCGACACGGCGCTCGCCTTGACGCCGATCTTCCTGACGGCCCTGCGGACCGTCTCGACCGCCTGCTCCGACGCCGTCACGATGTGTACCTTCGAGCCGAGACGGACGCCCGACATGCCGATGGGGTCGCGGATGCCGCGCTGGCCGTCCACGAAGAACTCCTGCGGCAGCACGTCGAGGATCGTCCGCCCAACGGGAAGCGCGAGCGTCCTGGCGGCATCGAGCACCGTGGCGACCTCGCTCTCGGTGATCTCTCCGCCCGACCGCGACACGGCGATCACGCCGCGGCTGTCGATCCCCTTGGAGTGCTCGCCGTCGATCGTCACGGCGACGCGGCCGATGTCGACCTCGGCGCTGTCCTCGGCCCGTTCGATCGCCGTCGAGACGGCCGCCGAGGCGCGCTCCATGTTGACGATGACACCGGCCTCGACTCCCGACGAATCGGCCGAACCGACGCCGAGGATCTCGGGAAGCTCGCGCTCCCGGACGTCGGCGACGACGACCTTGATGCGGGAGGAACCGATGTCGAGACCGACCATGATCTCGCTCTTCCTCAAGGGAGCCTCCTCCCTCCTAGACGCCGCGCTCGGGCTGACCGTCCGCGAAACGGACGATCACCTGGCGGTCGTACCTGAGGTCGACCTGCTCGACCCGGCGTCCTCTCGCTCCCGCGTCGGCGAGAACGAGCCAGAGACGCTTCAGGTCGCTGCGAGTTAATGCGCCGAGGCCAACCCTGACCTCTGCCCCGTCGGCTACCGTATAGATAGTCAAGCCCGACCCCGGCGCGATTCTGATTTCCGAAATGTCCATCCAGAGCTCCGGCGCGACCTCCCACGCCCTCTCGAGGACGCGGAGCGCTGCCGTGAGCTCCTCTCCCGCCGCTACGCCGACGGCGGGCGCCTTCACTCCCGTCACGACCGGCAGGTCCACGACGTCCGTTCGCTCGACCGTCGGGAGCACCGTTCCGTCCGACGTCACCTCCACCCATCCTCCGTGCCCGTCGGCGACGAGTGCCGCCGGACGCCTCTCCGTGAGGCAGATGGTCAGCCTGTCGGGAAGGCGGCGGCTCGCTCTCGCGCGCGTCACACGGGAGTGGGCCGCAACGGCTCGCTCGACCTCTCTGATGTCCACATCGAGCAGACTGGCGCCCCGCTGGACGCCGGCGAGGGTGATGACCTCGTCGCTCGTCAGAACGGTGTTGCCCTCGACCTCGATCCCCTCCAGCACGAACCGGCCGCTCTCCTCGCCCCACGACCGCGCCGCGTAGACCGCGTATCCTATTCCCGCCGCCAGAAGCCCCGCGGCGGCGAGGATGAGGATCCTTCCCAGTCTCGCGCGCGCCGCGCTCACAGCGACCTCCCGCCGGTCGGCAGCGGACGACCGATGACGCCGACCTCGAGTTCGAGCGATACACCGGCGCGCTCCCCGACCAGGCGCCGGACGGTCTCGATGAGCTCCTCGACGTCCGCGGCCGAGGCGCCGCGGTCGTTCACGATGTAGTTCGCATGGAGGTCGGACACGACGGCTCCGCCGACCCGAAGTCCCTTGAGCCCCGCCTCGTCGATGAGCCTCCCTGCCGCGTCGTCCGGCGGGTTCCGGAAGATGCAGCCGGCGCTCCGCATGCCCGACGGCTGCGTGCGCCACTTCCTCTCCATGAACTCCCTGCCCCGGGCCTCGATGTCGGACGGGTCACCGGAAGCCAGCCGGAGCCTGACCCGCTCGACGACGGCTCCCTCCGGAATGCCGGAGCCGCGGTACGAGAACCCGAGCGCGCCCGCTTCGAGAAGCGACGGCGTGCCCTCGGAGAAGAGCTCGACGCGCTCGACCCTGTCGCCTATGGCGAGCCCGAAGCTCCCGGCGTTCATCGCGATGGCACCTCCCGCGCTGCCCGGGATGCCCGAGAGCTCCTCGAGCCCCGCGAGCCCCTCCCGGGCGGCGTGTCTGAGTACCCTGGGCAGCGGGACACCCCCTCCGACGGTCAGGCCGTTGCCGCCGACATCGATGCTGTCGAGAGCGCTCGCCGTCCCGACGACGACGCCCTCGATGCCGCCGTCGCGGACCAGCAGGTTCGTGCCGCGGCCGAGGACCAGGGTGGGGACGCGCTCGGACCGGAGCAGGCACAGCGCGTCTCTCAGCGATTCGCGGTGCGGAGGCTCCACGTAGAGGTCGGCCGGGCCGCCGAGACCGAACGAGGTGTGCCGCGCCATCGGCTCGTCCGGGAGCACCGCCCCGGGCGCGATGCGCTCGAGCTCACGCCGTATGCGATCCGTGATACCCAATGCGTACTCTCCGCCGTGGTTCGGCCGCGGGGACGCTCCCCGGGCGCTCGGATCGGTCAACCTCGTCCCCCGTCCTCTCTCGGACCCCTCACTGTCGGCCGCCGTCCGTGCTGAGCCTCTCGAGGAGCTTCTCCCCGACCTGATAGATGTCGCCCGCGCCGAGCGTGATGACGACGTCGCCCGGTTTGATGATCTCGAGTGCGCGCTCCAGAAGCTCGTTCCCGTCCTCGACGTATTCGGCCGCGTGATGGCCGTAGCGGCGCGCCGCCTCGACCACGCCGGCGCCCGTCACGCCCTCGATCGGTTCCTCACTCGCGGCATAGATGCCTGTCACGAGGAGGACCGACGCGTCGTGGAAGCTTCTGCCGAACTCATCAGCCAGCTTGGCCGTTCGCGAGTAGCGATGCGGCTGGAAGAGGACGACGAGTCGCCGGTCCCATCGACGGGCCGCCGCTCTGAGCGTCGCCCTGATCTCCGCCGGATGATGTCCGTAGTCATCCAGAACAAGCACATGGTTCGCCTCCCCCTTGGTTTCGAAGCGTCTCGAGATGCCCTCGAAGCTCCCGAGCGCCTCCCTGATGTGTTCGAAGGGAACACCGAGCTCCAGCCCCACGGCGACCGCCGCCAGCGAGTTGTAGACGTTGTGGAGCCCCGGCATCGTCGTCTCGATCCGGCCCAGCGTCTCGCCGCCGGCGACGACGTCGAACGACGGCGACGCCAGCTCGAGGTTCAGGTCGGTGGCCTGTACGTCCGCCTGGGTCGCGAGGCCGTAGGTGATGACCCTCCGCTCGATGTCCCCGACGATCGACTGGATGTTGCGCTCGTCGATACAGAGAACCGAGCAGCCGTAGAACGGGACGGAGTTGCCGAACGTAACGAACGCTTCCTTGATCTCGTCGAGTCCCGAGTAGTGGTCCAGATGCTCCTCGTCGACCGTCGTGATGACCGCGACCGTCGGCGACAGCTTGAGGAACGACCCGTCGCTCTCGTCGGCCTCGGCGACCATGTACTCGCTCGCGCCGAGCCTCGCGCCGGTCTCGAGCGTCTTCAGCTTTCCGCCGACGACGACGGTCGGATCGAGCCCGCCGTTCGACAGC is a window encoding:
- a CDS encoding FtsQ-type POTRA domain-containing protein → MAHAAVGHAERRLHLPEPAGRRGREAHRRGGAQGTSGRRSRRVRPPCELHRERPRRLGRGRRGAHRDRPAPGRGARRCIARTRGRRHRSSAADRREVAVSAARARLGRILILAAAGLLAAGIGYAVYAARSWGEESGRFVLEGIEVEGNTVLTSDEVITLAGVQRGASLLDVDIREVERAVAAHSRVTRARASRRLPDRLTICLTERRPAALVADGHGGWVEVTSDGTVLPTVERTDVVDLPVVTGVKAPAVGVAAGEELTAALRVLERAWEVAPELWMDISEIRIAPGSGLTIYTVADGAEVRVGLGALTRSDLKRLWLVLADAGARGRRVEQVDLRYDRQVIVRFADGQPERGV
- the ftsA gene encoding cell division protein FtsA; the protein is MRKSEIMVGLDIGSSRIKVVVADVRERELPEILGVGSADSSGVEAGVIVNMERASAAVSTAIERAEDSAEVDIGRVAVTIDGEHSKGIDSRGVIAVSRSGGEITESEVATVLDAARTLALPVGRTILDVLPQEFFVDGQRGIRDPIGMSGVRLGSKVHIVTASEQAVETVRRAVRKIGVKASAVSLRAVAAASACLSEDERELGVLLVNLGSDTTGL
- a CDS encoding UDP-N-acetylmuramate--L-alanine ligase yields the protein MFGRVKHVHLVGVGGAGMSGIAEVLLNLGYIVSGSDLTSSQTTERLAGLGGRIKEGHDAANIEGADVVVVSTAVPPSNVEVRAARQAHIPVIPRVEMLAELMRMKYSVAVGGSHGKTTTTSLISEVLSNGGLDPTVVVGGKLKTLETGARLGASEYMVAEADESDGSFLKLSPTVAVITTVDEEHLDHYSGLDEIKEAFVTFGNSVPFYGCSVLCIDERNIQSIVGDIERRVITYGLATQADVQATDLNLELASPSFDVVAGGETLGRIETTMPGLHNVYNSLAAVAVGLELGVPFEHIREALGSFEGISRRFETKGEANHVLVLDDYGHHPAEIRATLRAAARRWDRRLVVLFQPHRYSRTAKLADEFGRSFHDASVLLVTGIYAASEEPIEGVTGAGVVEAARRYGHHAAEYVEDGNELLERALEIIKPGDVVITLGAGDIYQVGEKLLERLSTDGGRQ
- the murB gene encoding UDP-N-acetylmuramate dehydrogenase yields the protein MGITDRIRRELERIAPGAVLPDEPMARHTSFGLGGPADLYVEPPHRESLRDALCLLRSERVPTLVLGRGTNLLVRDGGIEGVVVGTASALDSIDVGGNGLTVGGGVPLPRVLRHAAREGLAGLEELSGIPGSAGGAIAMNAGSFGLAIGDRVERVELFSEGTPSLLEAGALGFSYRGSGIPEGAVVERVRLRLASGDPSDIEARGREFMERKWRTQPSGMRSAGCIFRNPPDDAAGRLIDEAGLKGLRVGGAVVSDLHANYIVNDRGASAADVEELIETVRRLVGERAGVSLELEVGVIGRPLPTGGRSL